The Georgenia sp. TF02-10 genome window below encodes:
- a CDS encoding aldolase/citrate lyase family protein: MRTSLDAATRAAVEDLLGPADTALARAYPGDDGARQPVHTVYVPADRYRAGLAAEWGAQAQAALAAAGGPDAVVEAVGVPPGLRAEVAGQVAGKLAREPVEDLRIDLEDGYGDHGDAEDEVAVAAARALRAELDAATATPFVGIRFKSLERPTRARGLRTLDLFLTALAGTGPLPAGLVLTLPKVTSVAQVTAMVTVCAALERAHALPAGRLRFEVQVETPQAILGPDGTALVAAMVHAGEGRVSGLHYGTYDYSAALGVAAAYQAMDHPAADHAKAVMQVAAAGTGVRLSDGSTNVLPVGDPAQVRAAWALHGRLVRRSLERGYYQGWDLHPAQLPSRFAATYAFYREGLPAAADRLRAYLGHHEGAVLDEPATARALAAFLRRGLDCGAVEPAELSERAGVGPADLARLAPAPGTGPTAG, from the coding sequence ATGAGGACCTCCCTGGACGCCGCCACCCGGGCGGCGGTGGAGGACCTCCTCGGCCCCGCCGACACCGCCCTCGCCCGCGCCTACCCCGGCGACGACGGCGCCCGGCAGCCGGTGCACACGGTGTACGTCCCGGCCGACCGCTACCGCGCCGGGCTCGCCGCCGAGTGGGGCGCCCAGGCGCAGGCGGCGCTGGCGGCGGCCGGCGGGCCGGACGCCGTCGTCGAGGCCGTCGGCGTCCCGCCCGGGCTGCGGGCCGAGGTGGCCGGGCAGGTCGCCGGGAAGCTGGCGCGCGAGCCGGTCGAGGACCTGCGGATCGACCTCGAGGACGGCTACGGCGACCACGGCGACGCGGAGGACGAGGTCGCCGTCGCCGCCGCCCGCGCGCTGCGCGCCGAGCTCGACGCGGCCACCGCGACCCCGTTCGTCGGCATCCGCTTCAAGAGCCTGGAGCGGCCCACCCGGGCGCGCGGGCTGCGCACCCTGGACCTGTTCCTCACCGCGCTGGCCGGCACCGGCCCGCTGCCCGCCGGGCTCGTGCTGACCCTGCCCAAGGTCACCTCGGTGGCGCAGGTGACGGCGATGGTGACGGTGTGCGCGGCCCTCGAGCGCGCGCACGCCCTGCCCGCCGGCCGGCTGCGGTTCGAGGTCCAGGTGGAGACCCCGCAGGCGATCCTCGGCCCGGACGGCACCGCCCTGGTCGCCGCGATGGTGCACGCCGGCGAGGGCCGGGTGAGCGGGCTGCACTACGGCACCTACGACTACTCCGCCGCCCTCGGCGTCGCCGCCGCCTACCAGGCGATGGACCACCCGGCCGCCGACCACGCCAAGGCGGTGATGCAGGTGGCTGCGGCCGGCACCGGGGTGCGGCTGTCCGACGGCTCCACCAACGTCCTGCCCGTCGGGGACCCCGCGCAGGTCCGCGCGGCCTGGGCGCTGCACGGCCGGCTCGTCCGCCGCTCGCTGGAGCGCGGCTACTACCAGGGCTGGGACCTCCACCCGGCCCAGCTGCCCAGCCGGTTCGCCGCCACCTACGCCTTCTACCGCGAGGGCCTGCCCGCCGCCGCGGACCGGCTCCGGGCCTACCTGGGCCACCACGAGGGGGCGGTGCTGGACGAGCCGGCCACGGCCCGGGCGCTCGCCGCCTTCCTGCGCCGGGGCCTGGACTGCGGCGCGGTCGAGCCCGCCGAGCTGTCCGAGCGGGCCGGGGTGGGCCCGGCCGACCTCGCCCGCCTGGCCCCCGCACCGGGCACCGGTCCGACGGCGGGCTGA
- the alc gene encoding allantoicase: MTHQPDPTAPAFTGLTDLASRALGASVVSANDELFAQRENLINPWPPAFDPGEFGHKGKVYDGWETRRRREPGNDWAIVRLGAPGVVRGVVVDTAWFRGNYPPAISVEAAAVDGYPAPAALAEVEWTPLVDRSACAGDGQNYYPVEDERWFTHVRLSIYPDGGVARLRVHGEVVGDPRFLTGTIDLVAAENGGRLVRTSDAFYSSPAQIIMPGRARNMGEGWENARRRGPGNDFAVFALGQPGTVRHLEVDTGYYVGNAPGWVRVGVLDARTASLDDDGAWTDVLPRTAVVADTRHRFLAAADVEATHARLDVYPDGGLSRFRLWGEVAPAALDAARERWQAGRG, from the coding sequence ATGACCCACCAGCCAGACCCCACCGCCCCCGCCTTCACCGGGCTGACCGACCTGGCCTCCCGGGCCCTGGGGGCCAGCGTCGTCAGCGCCAACGACGAGCTGTTCGCCCAGCGGGAGAACCTGATCAACCCCTGGCCGCCGGCGTTCGACCCGGGCGAGTTCGGGCACAAGGGCAAGGTGTACGACGGCTGGGAGACCCGCCGGCGGCGCGAGCCCGGCAACGACTGGGCGATCGTGCGGCTCGGCGCGCCCGGGGTGGTCCGCGGCGTGGTGGTGGACACCGCCTGGTTCCGCGGCAACTACCCGCCCGCGATCTCCGTCGAGGCCGCCGCGGTGGACGGCTACCCCGCGCCGGCCGCGCTCGCGGAGGTCGAGTGGACCCCGCTGGTGGACAGGTCCGCCTGCGCCGGGGACGGCCAGAACTACTACCCGGTCGAGGACGAGCGGTGGTTCACCCACGTGCGGCTGTCGATCTACCCCGACGGCGGGGTGGCCCGGCTGCGGGTGCACGGGGAGGTGGTGGGCGACCCGCGGTTCCTCACCGGCACCATCGACCTGGTCGCCGCCGAGAACGGCGGCCGGCTGGTGCGCACCTCCGACGCGTTCTACTCCTCCCCGGCACAGATCATCATGCCCGGCCGCGCCCGGAACATGGGCGAGGGCTGGGAGAACGCCCGCCGCCGGGGCCCGGGCAACGACTTCGCCGTCTTCGCGCTCGGCCAGCCCGGCACCGTCCGGCACCTGGAGGTCGACACCGGCTACTACGTGGGCAACGCCCCCGGCTGGGTGCGGGTGGGCGTGCTGGACGCGCGCACCGCCAGCCTGGACGACGACGGCGCGTGGACCGACGTCCTGCCGCGGACCGCGGTGGTCGCCGACACCCGGCACCGGTTCCTCGCCGCGGCCGACGTCGAGGCCACCCACGCCCGCCTCGACGTCTACCCCGACGGCGGGCTCAGCCGGTTCCGGCTCTGGGGGGAGGTCGCCCCGGCCGCGCTCGACGCCGCCCGGGAGCGGTGGCAGGCCGGCCGCGGCTGA
- a CDS encoding glycerate kinase translates to MKVLLAPDKFKGSAAAAEVAAHLAAGLRRAAPGLVVDELPVADGGEGTVDAALAAGFTAVETTATGPLGQPVTTRYARRGSTAVVEMAAVTGLQMVRPDPGTARRATSRGLGEVIAHALDGGARTVVVGVGGSASTDGGAGMLAALGARLTGPAGALADGGGALRDLAAVDLTGLHPRLAGAELVLASDVDNPLLGPRGAAAVYAPQKGADPAAVADLEAGLATWVAALEQAAAGDAGPVARHAAGLAGPVERAAGSAGPGADVGGPAGRAGSADPADQAGRVARLAATPTAGAAGGVGFALLLLGAERRAGIEVVLELAGLPARLAGADLVVTGEGSLDQQSLHGKAPVGVARAAAAQGVRAVAVCGRTTLTAAEAEQAGLAAVYALTDLEPDVARCIAGAGPLLERVGERIAAEQLPATGLAPAAAPGAGPAAVEQLRPAAPATDPDGAQR, encoded by the coding sequence ATGAAGGTCCTCCTCGCACCCGACAAGTTCAAGGGCTCGGCCGCCGCCGCCGAGGTCGCCGCGCACCTCGCCGCCGGGCTGCGCCGCGCCGCCCCCGGCCTGGTGGTCGACGAGCTGCCGGTGGCCGACGGCGGGGAGGGCACCGTCGACGCCGCCCTCGCCGCCGGGTTCACCGCCGTCGAGACCACCGCCACCGGCCCGCTCGGACAGCCGGTGACCACCCGGTACGCCCGCCGCGGCAGCACCGCGGTGGTGGAGATGGCTGCGGTGACCGGGCTGCAGATGGTCCGGCCCGACCCCGGCACCGCCCGCCGGGCCACCTCCCGCGGCCTGGGCGAGGTCATCGCCCACGCGCTCGACGGCGGGGCGCGCACCGTCGTGGTGGGCGTCGGCGGGTCGGCCAGCACCGACGGCGGCGCCGGCATGCTCGCCGCGCTCGGCGCCCGGCTGACCGGCCCGGCCGGGGCGCTGGCCGACGGCGGCGGGGCGCTGCGGGACCTGGCCGCGGTGGACCTGACCGGGCTGCACCCTCGCCTGGCCGGCGCCGAGCTCGTGCTCGCCTCCGACGTGGACAACCCGCTGCTCGGCCCGCGCGGCGCGGCAGCCGTCTACGCCCCGCAGAAGGGCGCCGACCCGGCCGCCGTCGCCGATCTCGAGGCGGGGCTGGCCACCTGGGTGGCCGCGCTGGAGCAGGCGGCCGCCGGGGACGCGGGCCCGGTGGCCCGGCACGCGGCCGGGCTGGCGGGGCCCGTCGAGCGTGCGGCCGGGTCTGCCGGTCCCGGGGCGGATGTGGGAGGCCCGGCCGGCCGGGCCGGCTCGGCCGACCCGGCCGACCAGGCCGGCCGGGTGGCCCGGCTCGCCGCCACCCCGACCGCCGGCGCCGCCGGCGGAGTGGGCTTCGCCCTCCTCCTGCTCGGCGCCGAGCGGCGCGCCGGGATCGAGGTGGTCCTCGAGCTCGCCGGCCTGCCGGCCCGCCTCGCCGGCGCCGACCTCGTCGTCACCGGCGAGGGCAGCCTGGACCAGCAGTCCCTGCACGGCAAGGCCCCGGTCGGCGTCGCGCGCGCGGCCGCCGCCCAGGGCGTCCGCGCCGTCGCGGTGTGCGGGCGCACCACCCTCACCGCCGCTGAGGCCGAGCAGGCGGGGCTCGCCGCGGTCTACGCCCTGACCGACCTCGAGCCGGACGTCGCCCGGTGCATCGCCGGCGCCGGCCCGCTGCTGGAGCGGGTGGGCGAGCGGATCGCCGCCGAGCAGCTGCCCGCCACGGGCCTCGCGCCCGCCGCTGCTCCGGGTGCCGGACCCGCCGCCGTCGAGCAGCTGCGGCCCGCCGCCCCCGCCACCGACCCGGACGGAGCGCAGCGATGA
- a CDS encoding hydroxypyruvate isomerase family protein, producing the protein MQQVPYTVNCSILLTELPLLERFAAARAAGFDAVELWWPFATPTPDPADADALVRALDDAGVRLTGLNFAAGDMPAGDRGLVSWPARSAELRANLDAVTAIGERTGCRAFNALYGNRLPGVDPAEQDAVGAENLALAARAVARIGGTVLLEPVSGTPAYPLKTAADAVAVLDRVAREHGADNLGLLFDVYHLAVNGADVDAERAAYADRIAHVQVADAPGRGAPGTGDLPITRWIAELRAGGYAGPVGLEYKSTDADPFGWLPREQRAAAPVG; encoded by the coding sequence GTGCAGCAGGTCCCCTACACGGTGAACTGCTCCATCCTGCTCACCGAGCTGCCCCTGCTCGAGCGGTTCGCCGCGGCGAGGGCGGCCGGGTTCGACGCCGTGGAGCTGTGGTGGCCCTTCGCCACCCCCACGCCGGACCCCGCCGACGCCGACGCCCTGGTCCGCGCGCTCGACGACGCCGGCGTCCGGCTCACCGGCCTGAACTTCGCCGCCGGCGACATGCCCGCCGGGGACCGCGGCCTTGTCTCCTGGCCGGCCCGCTCGGCCGAGCTGCGGGCCAACCTGGACGCGGTGACCGCGATCGGCGAGCGCACCGGCTGCCGGGCCTTCAACGCCCTGTACGGCAACCGTCTCCCCGGCGTCGACCCGGCCGAGCAGGACGCCGTCGGCGCGGAGAACCTCGCGCTCGCCGCGCGGGCGGTGGCCCGCATCGGCGGGACCGTCCTGCTCGAGCCGGTCTCGGGCACCCCGGCCTACCCGCTGAAGACGGCCGCCGACGCCGTCGCCGTGCTGGACCGGGTTGCCCGGGAGCACGGGGCGGACAACCTCGGGCTGCTCTTCGACGTCTACCACCTGGCCGTCAACGGCGCGGACGTCGACGCCGAGCGCGCGGCCTACGCCGACCGCATCGCCCACGTGCAGGTCGCCGACGCCCCCGGCCGCGGCGCCCCCGGGACCGGCGACCTCCCGATCACCCGGTGGATCGCCGAGCTGCGCGCCGGCGGCTACGCCGGCCCGGTCGGCCTGGAGTACAAATCCACCGACGCCGACCCGTTTGGCTGGCTGCCGCGCGAGCAGCGGGCGGCCGCCCCCGTGGGCTGA
- a CDS encoding alcohol dehydrogenase catalytic domain-containing protein: MTTVAIGYEQNLPSTDPDSLIAREVEVPELGPHDLLVEVRAVSVNPVDVKLRANGPSGGFRVLGFDAAGTVREVGEGVSLFAPGDEVFYAGTTDRPGTNQRLHAVDERIVGRKPARLSFAEAASLPLTAITAWEALFDRLRLTADSRGTLLVVGATGGVGSVMLQLAEALLPRATVIATASDEERAGWVRELGAEHVVDHHGDLAAQVRAIAPDGVDWLFTAHSEGRSRSTPTSCVRSGRSSRSTTDPATLPRSRTRASPGTGSSCSPAPSTRPTT, translated from the coding sequence ATGACCACTGTCGCGATCGGATACGAGCAGAACCTGCCCAGCACCGACCCGGACAGCCTCATCGCCCGTGAGGTCGAGGTGCCCGAGCTCGGCCCGCACGACCTGCTCGTGGAGGTGCGGGCGGTGTCGGTGAACCCGGTCGACGTGAAGCTGCGCGCGAACGGACCCTCGGGCGGGTTCCGGGTGCTCGGCTTCGACGCCGCCGGCACCGTCCGGGAGGTGGGGGAGGGGGTGTCCCTGTTCGCGCCGGGCGACGAGGTGTTCTACGCCGGCACCACCGACCGGCCCGGCACGAACCAGCGCCTGCACGCCGTGGACGAGCGGATCGTCGGACGGAAGCCTGCGAGGCTCTCGTTCGCGGAGGCCGCGTCGTTGCCGCTGACGGCGATCACCGCCTGGGAGGCCCTGTTCGACCGGCTGCGGCTCACCGCCGACAGCCGCGGGACCCTGCTGGTCGTCGGGGCAACCGGCGGGGTCGGGTCGGTGATGCTCCAGCTCGCCGAAGCGCTCCTCCCGCGGGCGACGGTGATCGCGACCGCCTCGGACGAGGAGCGCGCCGGCTGGGTGCGCGAGCTCGGCGCCGAGCACGTGGTCGACCACCACGGCGACCTCGCCGCCCAGGTGCGAGCCATCGCACCGGACGGTGTGGACTGGCTGTTCACCGCCCACTCCGAGGGCAGGTCCCGCTCTACGCCGACATCGTGCGTCCGTTCGGGCAGATCGTCGCGATCGACGACGGATCCCGCGACGTTGCCCCGCTCAAGGACAAGAGCATCGCCTGGCACTGGGAGCTCATGTTCACCCGCCCCCTCCACCAGACCGACGACCTGA
- a CDS encoding 2-hydroxy-3-oxopropionate reductase yields MAQTPPGRGRDPQTVTADRSRDMRIAFVGLGIMGSPMAVHLQQAGHDVVGYNRTPAKAQPLVDAGGTAAASVAEAVTGADVVAVMVPDSPDVVDVLAGDDGVFANARPGTLVIDFSSIRPDVTADLAAQARERGFRLLDAPVSGGQAGAQNASLSIMVGGSAEDFDAARPVLDVVGSTVVHVGPAGSGQTVKAANQLIVAGNIGLLAEAILFLEAYGVDTAAAVRVLGGGLAGSTVLDQKAQKMLDRSFEPGFRVDLHHKDLGIVTSAARAADVPVPLGATVAQLMGAARAQGDGDLDHSALFRTLARLAGREP; encoded by the coding sequence GTGGCGCAGACCCCGCCCGGCCGTGGCCGAGACCCCCAGACCGTCACCGCAGACAGGAGCAGAGACATGAGGATCGCCTTCGTCGGGCTCGGCATCATGGGCAGCCCGATGGCCGTCCACCTGCAGCAGGCCGGCCACGACGTCGTCGGCTACAACCGCACCCCCGCCAAGGCCCAGCCGCTCGTCGACGCCGGCGGGACCGCCGCGGCGTCGGTGGCCGAGGCGGTGACCGGCGCCGACGTCGTCGCCGTCATGGTCCCGGACTCCCCGGACGTGGTGGACGTCCTGGCCGGGGACGACGGCGTCTTCGCCAACGCCCGGCCCGGCACGCTGGTCATCGACTTCTCGTCCATCCGGCCCGACGTCACCGCCGACCTCGCCGCCCAGGCCCGGGAGCGCGGCTTCCGCCTCCTCGACGCCCCGGTCTCCGGCGGGCAGGCCGGCGCGCAGAACGCGTCCCTGTCGATCATGGTCGGCGGGTCCGCGGAGGACTTCGACGCCGCCCGGCCGGTCCTCGACGTCGTCGGGTCGACGGTCGTGCACGTCGGCCCGGCCGGGTCCGGGCAGACCGTCAAGGCCGCCAACCAGCTCATCGTCGCCGGCAACATCGGCCTGCTCGCCGAGGCCATCCTCTTCCTCGAGGCCTACGGGGTGGACACCGCCGCCGCGGTGCGCGTCCTCGGCGGCGGGCTCGCCGGCTCGACCGTGCTGGACCAGAAGGCCCAGAAGATGCTCGACAGGTCCTTCGAGCCGGGCTTCCGGGTGGACCTTCACCACAAGGACCTCGGCATCGTCACCTCCGCCGCCCGCGCGGCCGACGTGCCCGTCCCGCTCGGCGCCACGGTCGCCCAGCTGATGGGCGCTGCCCGCGCCCAGGGCGACGGCGACCTGGACCACTCCGCGCTCTTCCGCACCCTCGCCCGCCTCGCCGGCCGGGAGCCCTGA
- a CDS encoding peroxiredoxin, which translates to MSETTAAAPLQAGDRAPDFTLPTADGAQVTLAELRQSAGRGVVVYFYPKAATPGCTTEACDFRDNLASLRSAGYAVLGVSPDPVADNAAFADAEELGFPLASDVDHAVADAYGVWGPRTVQGRSVTGVRRSTFVVGPDGTLRLAQYGVDPEGHVAALRAELGVD; encoded by the coding sequence ATGTCCGAGACCACCGCCGCCGCGCCGCTGCAGGCCGGCGACCGCGCCCCCGACTTCACCCTGCCCACCGCCGACGGCGCCCAGGTCACGCTCGCCGAGCTGCGCCAGAGCGCCGGCCGCGGGGTCGTCGTCTACTTCTACCCCAAGGCGGCCACCCCCGGCTGCACCACCGAGGCCTGCGACTTCCGGGACAACCTCGCCTCCCTCCGCAGTGCCGGGTACGCCGTCCTGGGCGTCTCGCCGGACCCGGTGGCGGACAACGCCGCCTTCGCCGACGCCGAGGAGCTCGGCTTCCCCCTCGCCTCCGACGTCGACCACGCCGTGGCCGACGCCTACGGCGTGTGGGGCCCGCGGACGGTCCAGGGTCGCTCCGTCACCGGGGTGCGCCGCTCGACCTTTGTGGTCGGGCCGGACGGCACCCTGCGCCTGGCGCAGTACGGCGTCGACCCCGAGGGGCACGTCGCCGCGCTGCGGGCCGAGCTCGGCGTCGACTGA
- the gcl gene encoding glyoxylate carboligase produces MPRMRAVDAAVAILQKEGATQTFGLPGAAINPFYDAMRRHGGIGHVLARHVEGASHMADGYTRAARGNIGVCLGTSGPAGTDMITGLYAAWADSVPILCITGQAPVAKLDKEDFQAVDIAAIAAPVTKMATTVLEAAQVPGVFAEAFRLMRSGRPGPVLIDLPIDVQLAEIDFDPDTYAPLPVTNPAATRAQVARALDMLAAAERPLIVAGGGIVNAGAEDLLVTLAETLDVPVVPTLMGWGAIPDDHPLAAGLVGIQTSHRYGNATFLESDFVLGVGNRWANRHTGGLETYRRGRTFVHVDVEPTQIGRVFPPDYGIVSDAKDFLTLAVDLAAERRAAGELTDRRHWVAAVARRKGELLRKTHFTDVPIKPQRVYQEMNRAFGKDTVYVTTIGLSQIAGAQFLHVYRSRHWINAGQAGPLGWTGPAALGVSAALSGAPVVALSGDYDFQFMLEELAVGAQHHLPYVHVVVNNAYLGLIRQSQRAFGMDYQVSLAFENINSAETAGYGVDHVKAAEALGCKALRVTDPEDLAAAFAKAQGMAAELQVPVVVEVILERVTNIAMGVELDGVNEFEDLALSAEDSPTALALLD; encoded by the coding sequence ATGCCTCGCATGCGCGCGGTCGACGCCGCCGTCGCCATCCTGCAGAAGGAGGGGGCGACCCAGACGTTCGGCCTGCCCGGCGCCGCCATCAACCCCTTCTACGACGCCATGCGCCGCCACGGCGGCATCGGGCACGTGCTGGCCCGGCACGTCGAGGGCGCCTCGCACATGGCCGACGGGTACACCCGCGCCGCCCGCGGCAACATCGGCGTGTGCCTGGGCACCTCCGGCCCGGCCGGCACCGACATGATCACCGGGCTGTACGCCGCCTGGGCCGACTCGGTGCCGATCCTGTGCATCACCGGCCAGGCGCCGGTGGCCAAGCTCGACAAGGAGGACTTCCAGGCGGTGGATATCGCCGCCATCGCCGCGCCGGTGACGAAGATGGCCACCACCGTCCTGGAGGCCGCCCAGGTCCCGGGCGTCTTCGCCGAGGCCTTCCGGCTGATGCGCTCGGGCCGGCCCGGCCCGGTGCTCATCGACCTGCCGATCGACGTCCAGCTCGCCGAGATCGACTTCGACCCGGACACCTACGCCCCGCTGCCGGTGACCAACCCGGCCGCGACCCGCGCGCAGGTCGCCCGGGCGCTGGACATGCTCGCCGCCGCCGAGCGGCCGCTCATCGTCGCCGGCGGCGGGATCGTCAACGCCGGCGCCGAGGACCTGCTGGTCACCCTGGCCGAGACCCTGGACGTCCCCGTCGTGCCCACCCTGATGGGCTGGGGCGCCATCCCCGACGACCACCCCCTGGCCGCCGGCCTGGTCGGCATCCAGACCTCCCACCGCTACGGCAACGCCACCTTCCTGGAGTCCGACTTCGTCCTCGGCGTGGGCAACCGGTGGGCCAACCGGCACACCGGCGGGCTGGAGACCTACCGGCGCGGGCGGACCTTCGTCCACGTCGACGTCGAGCCCACCCAGATCGGCCGGGTCTTCCCGCCCGACTACGGCATCGTCTCCGACGCCAAGGACTTCCTCACCCTGGCCGTGGACCTCGCCGCCGAGCGCCGCGCCGCCGGGGAGCTCACCGACCGCCGCCACTGGGTGGCCGCCGTCGCCCGCCGCAAGGGCGAGCTGCTCCGCAAGACCCACTTCACCGACGTGCCGATCAAGCCCCAGCGGGTCTACCAGGAGATGAACCGCGCCTTCGGCAAGGACACCGTCTACGTCACCACCATCGGCCTGTCCCAGATCGCCGGCGCGCAGTTCCTGCACGTCTACCGCTCGCGGCACTGGATCAACGCCGGCCAGGCCGGCCCGCTCGGCTGGACCGGGCCGGCCGCGCTCGGGGTGTCCGCCGCGCTGTCCGGGGCGCCGGTGGTGGCGCTGTCCGGGGACTACGACTTCCAGTTCATGCTGGAAGAGCTCGCCGTGGGCGCCCAGCACCACCTGCCCTACGTCCACGTCGTCGTCAACAACGCCTACCTCGGCCTCATCCGGCAGTCCCAGCGCGCCTTCGGGATGGACTACCAGGTCTCCCTCGCCTTCGAGAACATCAACTCCGCGGAGACCGCCGGCTACGGGGTGGACCACGTCAAGGCCGCGGAGGCGCTGGGCTGCAAGGCGCTGCGGGTCACCGACCCGGAGGACCTCGCGGCCGCGTTCGCCAAGGCCCAGGGCATGGCCGCCGAGCTCCAGGTGCCGGTCGTCGTGGAGGTCATCCTCGAGCGGGTGACGAACATCGCGATGGGGGTCGAGCTCGACGGCGTCAACGAGTTCGAGGACCTCGCGCTCAGCGCGGAGGATTCCCCCACGGCCCTGGCCCTGCTGGACTGA
- the allB gene encoding allantoinase AllB, translating to MTSELAPAPAPAPAAPPDLVLRGHRVVTPDGIVPAEVAVAGGVITAVAPLGAGLTGREVLDLAADEVLIPGLVDTHVHVNEPGRTEWEGFASATRAAAAGGVTTIVDMPLNSLPPTTDVPALEVKRAAAAAAAHVDVAFWGGAVPGSTQHLRPLHEAGVLGFKCFTIDSGVPEFGHLTPAELERDLAELATFDGLMLVHAEDPDIVGAAPHARGPRYADFLASRPAAAEEAAIAVVIDAARRTGARVHLLHLADAAALPMIAAARAEGVPLTVETCPHYLALAAEDVPDGATAFKCCPPIREAANRDALWHGLRAGTVDIVVTDHSPATAELKAPPSGDFAEAWGGVASLQLGLAATWTEARARGVGLAEVVGWMATAPAALVGLERKGAIAVGKHADLAVLAPEETFDVDAARLHHRHPVTPYAGRRLTGVVRRTLLRGREIPDVPAGTLLRRGEA from the coding sequence ATGACCTCCGAGCTCGCCCCCGCCCCGGCGCCTGCGCCGGCCGCACCGCCGGACCTCGTGCTCCGCGGCCACCGGGTGGTCACCCCGGACGGCATCGTGCCCGCCGAGGTCGCCGTCGCCGGTGGCGTCATCACCGCGGTGGCGCCGCTCGGCGCCGGCCTGACCGGCCGGGAGGTGCTGGACCTGGCCGCGGACGAGGTCCTGATCCCGGGCCTGGTGGACACCCACGTGCACGTCAACGAGCCGGGCCGGACCGAGTGGGAGGGCTTCGCCTCCGCCACCCGGGCCGCGGCCGCCGGCGGCGTCACCACCATCGTGGACATGCCGCTGAACTCCCTGCCGCCCACCACCGACGTCCCGGCCCTGGAGGTCAAGCGGGCCGCCGCGGCCGCCGCCGCCCACGTCGACGTCGCCTTCTGGGGCGGCGCGGTCCCGGGCAGCACCCAGCACCTGCGACCCCTGCACGAGGCGGGCGTGCTGGGGTTCAAGTGCTTCACCATCGACTCCGGGGTGCCCGAGTTCGGCCACCTCACACCGGCCGAGCTCGAGCGGGACCTGGCCGAGCTCGCCACCTTCGACGGCCTGATGCTCGTCCACGCCGAGGATCCCGACATCGTCGGTGCCGCCCCGCACGCCCGCGGCCCGCGGTACGCCGACTTCCTCGCCTCCCGCCCGGCCGCCGCCGAGGAGGCCGCGATCGCCGTCGTCATCGACGCCGCCCGCCGCACCGGCGCCCGGGTGCACCTGCTGCACCTCGCCGACGCCGCCGCGCTGCCGATGATCGCCGCCGCCCGCGCCGAGGGCGTGCCGCTGACCGTGGAGACCTGCCCGCACTACCTCGCCCTCGCCGCCGAGGACGTGCCCGACGGCGCCACCGCGTTCAAGTGCTGCCCGCCGATCCGGGAGGCCGCCAACCGGGACGCCCTGTGGCACGGCCTGCGCGCCGGCACCGTCGACATCGTCGTCACCGACCACTCCCCGGCCACCGCCGAGCTCAAGGCCCCGCCCAGCGGGGACTTCGCCGAGGCCTGGGGCGGGGTCGCCTCCCTCCAGCTCGGCCTGGCCGCGACCTGGACCGAGGCCCGCGCCCGCGGCGTCGGCCTGGCCGAGGTGGTGGGCTGGATGGCCACCGCGCCGGCGGCCCTGGTGGGCCTGGAGCGCAAGGGCGCGATCGCCGTCGGGAAGCACGCCGACCTGGCCGTGCTCGCGCCGGAGGAGACGTTCGACGTCGACGCCGCCCGGCTGCACCACCGCCACCCCGTCACCCCCTACGCCGGCCGCCGGCTGACCGGCGTCGTGCGCCGCACCCTGCTGCGCGGCCGGGAGATCCCCGACGTCCCCGCCGGGACCCTGCTGCGCCGAGGAGAGGCATGA